Proteins encoded in a region of the Streptomyces sp. NBC_00258 genome:
- a CDS encoding 4-hydroxybenzoate 3-monooxygenase encodes MTADASAPSAAAHPQRTRVVIVGAGPAGLTLANILRAASVDCVVLENESRAFIEQRPRAGFLEEWAVRALEGRGLADRLLENTVAHTECEFRFAGERHRFPYADVSGHRHYVYPQPLLVTDLVREYADVRGGDIRFGVRDVEPAGIDTDRPSVAYTDPETGERVRLDCEFIAGCDGARGVTRDRMPAEHVTVARHDFGVGWLALLAEAPPSSDCVVFGIHPRGFAGHMARSPQVTRYYLECPPDDDPENWSHERVWAELHARLGAEGAQPLNEGKLIEKRVLAMHNYVVEPMAYGRLYLAGDAAHLLAPIGAKGMNLAIHDSLLLGDALVAYYGKGDDSGLRGYSAACLRRVWQYQEFSQWLSDVYHGASSGDAFKAGTSMARLRRILASPAAATGFAELFLGKDTDY; translated from the coding sequence ATGACCGCAGACGCCTCCGCCCCGTCGGCCGCCGCCCACCCACAGCGCACCCGCGTCGTCATAGTGGGGGCGGGGCCCGCGGGACTCACCCTCGCCAACATCCTCCGGGCCGCCTCCGTCGACTGCGTGGTGCTGGAGAACGAGAGCAGGGCCTTCATCGAACAGCGGCCGCGCGCGGGCTTCCTGGAGGAGTGGGCGGTGCGCGCGCTGGAGGGGCGAGGCCTGGCGGACCGGCTCCTGGAGAACACCGTGGCGCACACCGAGTGCGAGTTCCGGTTCGCCGGAGAGCGCCACAGGTTCCCGTACGCGGATGTGTCGGGCCACCGTCACTACGTGTACCCGCAGCCGCTGCTGGTGACGGACCTGGTGCGCGAGTACGCGGATGTCCGGGGCGGCGACATCCGTTTCGGTGTCCGCGACGTCGAGCCGGCCGGGATCGACACGGACCGGCCCTCTGTGGCGTACACGGATCCGGAGACGGGCGAACGGGTCCGCCTGGACTGCGAGTTCATCGCGGGTTGCGACGGTGCACGCGGTGTGACCCGGGACCGTATGCCCGCGGAGCACGTCACCGTCGCCCGGCACGACTTCGGTGTCGGCTGGCTGGCGCTGCTGGCCGAGGCGCCGCCGTCCTCGGACTGTGTCGTCTTCGGCATCCATCCGCGCGGGTTCGCAGGTCACATGGCCCGCAGCCCGCAGGTCACCCGCTACTACCTGGAGTGCCCGCCGGACGACGACCCGGAGAACTGGTCGCACGAGCGCGTATGGGCGGAGCTCCACGCACGCCTCGGGGCGGAGGGGGCCCAGCCGCTCAACGAGGGCAAGCTGATCGAGAAGCGGGTCCTGGCCATGCACAACTACGTGGTGGAGCCGATGGCGTACGGGCGGCTGTATCTGGCCGGCGACGCGGCCCACCTGCTCGCGCCGATCGGCGCGAAGGGCATGAACCTCGCGATCCACGACTCCCTACTGCTCGGCGACGCGCTCGTCGCGTACTACGGCAAGGGGGACGACAGCGGGCTGCGCGGCTACTCGGCGGCCTGTCTGCGCCGGGTGTGGCAGTACCAGGAGTTCTCGCAGTGGCTCTCCGACGTGTACCACGGCGCCTCGTCCGGCGATGCCTTCAAGGCGGGCACCTCGATGGCCAGGCTGCGGCGGATACTCGCCTCACCCGCCGCGGCGACCGGCTTCGCGGAGCTGTTCCTCGGCAAGGACACGGACTACTGA
- a CDS encoding SDR family oxidoreductase: MSIVVTGATGHLGRFVIEGLLEKVPADQITAVVRSEEKAADFAARGVKLAIADYNAPETFDGLFSAGDKVLLISGNEFDKGRVGQHKVVLDAAKAAGVALLAYTSAPGSLSAALADDHRDTEAAVLESGVTYAFLRNGWYNENYTENLAPVLEYGAVVQAAGEGKVSSASRADYAAAAVAVLTGEGHENKSYELGGDTAWDFAEYAAEVAKASGKEIVYNSVPVEAYKGILTGAGLPEPLAAILAGVDASIEKGELVVATGDLSRLTGRPTTPIAESIAAALKG; this comes from the coding sequence ATGAGCATCGTCGTCACCGGAGCCACCGGACACCTCGGCCGTTTCGTCATCGAGGGACTGCTGGAGAAGGTTCCGGCCGACCAGATCACGGCCGTCGTCCGCAGCGAGGAGAAGGCGGCGGACTTCGCGGCCCGCGGCGTGAAGCTCGCGATCGCCGACTACAACGCTCCCGAGACCTTCGACGGCCTCTTCTCCGCCGGCGACAAGGTGCTGCTGATCTCCGGCAACGAGTTCGACAAGGGCCGCGTCGGCCAGCACAAGGTCGTCCTCGACGCCGCCAAGGCCGCCGGCGTCGCGCTCCTCGCGTACACCAGTGCTCCCGGGAGCCTGTCCGCCGCACTGGCCGACGACCACCGCGACACCGAGGCGGCAGTCCTCGAGTCCGGCGTGACGTACGCCTTCCTGCGCAACGGCTGGTACAACGAGAACTACACCGAGAACCTGGCCCCGGTCCTGGAGTACGGCGCCGTCGTCCAGGCCGCCGGTGAGGGCAAGGTCTCCTCGGCCTCCCGCGCGGACTACGCGGCCGCCGCCGTGGCCGTACTGACCGGCGAGGGCCACGAGAACAAGTCGTACGAGCTGGGTGGCGACACCGCGTGGGACTTCGCCGAGTACGCGGCCGAGGTGGCCAAGGCGTCCGGCAAGGAGATCGTCTACAACTCCGTCCCCGTCGAGGCGTACAAGGGCATCCTGACCGGCGCCGGGCTCCCCGAGCCGCTCGCCGCGATCCTGGCCGGCGTGGACGCGTCGATCGAGAAGGGCGAGCTGGTCGTCGCCACCGGTGACCTGTCCCGGCTGACCGGCCGGCCGACCACGCCGATCGCGGAGTCGATCGCGGCGGCGCTGAAGGGCTGA
- a CDS encoding CGNR zinc finger domain-containing protein: MTLVSYGGKSFRFDPGALCMELVTTGGPGEFARYEVLHEPADLVRWVERSRLPGGLEVTVTEGELAQTRALRDAVFLLAADRAHGRPLQAHHLDVVNAAAAGAPLAARVEADGSRGWAPGATGSRLLATVARDAVELFTGPHADRIRECGSHNCALLFVDTSRPGRRRWCAMEHCGNRQKARTHRARRAEEGDG; the protein is encoded by the coding sequence ATGACTCTCGTGTCGTACGGGGGGAAGTCGTTCCGCTTCGACCCCGGGGCGCTGTGCATGGAGCTCGTGACGACGGGCGGGCCGGGGGAGTTCGCGCGGTACGAGGTGCTGCACGAGCCCGCGGATCTGGTGCGCTGGGTGGAGCGCAGCCGCTTGCCCGGCGGCCTTGAAGTGACGGTCACGGAAGGGGAGTTGGCGCAAACGCGAGCCTTGCGCGACGCGGTTTTTCTACTGGCCGCGGACCGGGCCCATGGGCGGCCTCTCCAGGCCCATCACCTCGACGTCGTCAACGCCGCCGCGGCCGGGGCGCCGCTTGCCGCCCGGGTCGAGGCGGACGGGTCGCGCGGGTGGGCGCCGGGGGCCACTGGTTCGCGGTTGCTGGCCACCGTTGCGCGTGACGCGGTGGAGCTGTTCACCGGTCCGCACGCGGATCGGATCCGGGAGTGCGGGTCCCACAACTGCGCTCTGCTCTTCGTCGACACCTCCCGGCCCGGGCGGCGGCGCTGGTGCGCCATGGAGCACTGCGGCAACCGCCAGAAGGCACGCACACATCGGGCCCGCCGGGCCGAGGAGGGGGACGGCTGA
- a CDS encoding winged helix-turn-helix transcriptional regulator: protein MEEGTLESPSKCAVTMDGEDTDPFQWDTREDCQVRQILDRVADKWSLLVIALLDNRRLRFTELRREIDGVSQRMLTVTLRQLERDGLVKRTVHPVVPPRVEYELTPLGGTLHSTIRSLVGWTEAHQGEIAAAREAYDERVGAAGASA, encoded by the coding sequence ATGGAAGAAGGCACTTTGGAGTCACCGAGTAAGTGCGCGGTAACCATGGACGGCGAGGACACCGATCCCTTCCAGTGGGACACCCGTGAGGACTGTCAGGTGCGGCAGATCCTCGACCGGGTGGCCGACAAGTGGTCGCTCCTCGTGATCGCCCTGCTCGACAACCGGCGGTTGCGGTTCACCGAGTTGCGGCGGGAGATCGACGGGGTGAGTCAGCGGATGCTGACGGTGACGCTGCGGCAGTTGGAGCGGGACGGGCTCGTGAAGCGGACCGTGCATCCTGTGGTGCCGCCTCGGGTGGAGTACGAGCTCACTCCGCTCGGCGGGACGCTCCACTCGACCATCCGGTCGCTGGTGGGGTGGACGGAGGCGCACCAGGGGGAGATCGCGGCGGCTCGGGAGGCTTATGACGAGCGGGTGGGGGCTGCTGGGGCTTCTGCTTGA
- the rarD gene encoding EamA family transporter RarD: MGLDSKGEQRIGLLNGFAAYGMWGLVPLFWPLLEPAGAAEILAHRMVWSLGVVLIALVVMRRWAWAGPLLRQPRRLGLITIAAATITVNWGVYIWAVNAGHVVEASLGYFINPLVTIAMGVLLLKERLRPAQWAAVGIGFAAVLVLTVGYGQPPWISLCLAFSFATYGLVKKKVNLGGIESLAAETAIQFLPALGYLLWLSSRGDATFGGEGTGHAALLAATGVVTALPLVCFGAAAIRVPLSTLGLLQYLAPVLQFLLGILYFHEAMPAERWAGFALVWAALSLLTWDALRTARRSRTVLREAATAATAAAEAAREAAATSPTTTSGTATGTNT, encoded by the coding sequence ATAGGTCTGGATTCCAAGGGCGAACAGCGGATCGGTCTGCTGAACGGCTTCGCGGCGTACGGCATGTGGGGGCTCGTGCCCCTCTTCTGGCCGCTCCTCGAACCCGCGGGAGCGGCGGAGATCCTCGCCCACCGCATGGTGTGGTCGCTGGGCGTCGTGTTGATCGCGCTCGTGGTGATGCGGCGCTGGGCCTGGGCCGGTCCGCTGCTGCGGCAGCCGCGCAGGCTGGGCCTGATCACCATCGCGGCGGCCACCATCACGGTCAACTGGGGCGTCTACATCTGGGCCGTCAACGCCGGCCACGTGGTGGAGGCGTCCCTCGGCTACTTCATCAACCCGCTCGTCACCATCGCGATGGGCGTCCTGCTCCTGAAGGAGCGGCTGCGCCCCGCGCAGTGGGCGGCGGTGGGCATCGGCTTCGCCGCGGTGCTCGTACTGACCGTCGGATACGGCCAGCCGCCGTGGATCTCCCTCTGCCTCGCCTTCTCCTTCGCGACGTACGGACTGGTGAAGAAGAAGGTCAACCTCGGCGGTATCGAGTCGCTGGCCGCGGAGACCGCGATCCAGTTCCTGCCCGCGCTGGGCTATCTGCTGTGGCTGTCGTCCCGGGGCGACGCGACCTTCGGCGGCGAGGGCACCGGGCACGCGGCACTGCTGGCCGCGACCGGTGTGGTGACCGCGCTGCCGCTCGTCTGCTTCGGAGCGGCGGCGATCCGGGTGCCGCTGTCGACGCTGGGACTGCTGCAGTACCTGGCGCCCGTGCTGCAGTTCCTGCTCGGCATCCTGTACTTCCACGAGGCGATGCCCGCCGAGCGGTGGGCCGGGTTCGCGCTGGTGTGGGCCGCGTTGTCACTGCTGACGTGGGATGCGCTGCGGACGGCGCGGAGGTCCAGGACGGTGTTGCGCGAGGCGGCCACCGCTGCCACCGCCGCCGCGGAAGCGGCCCGGGAGGCGGCGGCCACGAGCCCGACCACCACCAGTGGCACCGCCACCGGCACGAACACGTAG
- a CDS encoding MFS transporter, giving the protein MGTRAWALLLVLCGTIFLEGIDVAMLAVAIPSIRSDLDLPTDTAAWVMSAYVLGYAGFTLLGGRAADLLGRRRMFLTWLTVFLAFSGLGGFATEGWTLIVARFVTGVSAAFMTPAALSLITTSYEEGEQRNKALLVFAGTAAGGFSLGLVIGGLLTQLGWRWVFFAPVLLAGALLVAAIRLIPAQPRAEEPGNEEPGNGESGNDEPANEKSPGRPRRRTEGFDILGAATAAATMLLAAYAVIRLEHGLDGWQLTAGAAAAATTLLVVFVAVERRTLTPLVRLGILRTGSVVRADLGALLFVGAFFGFQFVLTLYLQELRGWSSLQTAIALVVLGCDAILAPTLTPRLVTRFGHAKVILGGFVLAVVAYGLFLPVGMDWSYAAMFPTLIIAGTAFALAYGPLTIAATDGVAESEQGLASGLLHTFTQFGSAIGISAVTAVYGLVSSGASAGSDPDATLSAFRAALIVPVAMVTLGALLSSFGLRSRTKPPTAGAPAAPTAAAATVAVAAATTTAAVTDASANPTRKALS; this is encoded by the coding sequence ATGGGTACCCGTGCCTGGGCCCTGCTGCTCGTCCTCTGCGGAACGATCTTCCTGGAGGGCATCGACGTCGCCATGCTGGCGGTCGCGATCCCCTCCATCAGATCCGACCTCGACCTGCCGACCGACACCGCGGCCTGGGTGATGAGCGCGTACGTGCTCGGCTACGCCGGCTTCACCCTGCTCGGCGGCCGCGCGGCCGACCTGCTGGGCCGCCGCCGGATGTTCCTCACCTGGCTGACGGTCTTCCTCGCCTTCTCGGGCCTGGGCGGCTTCGCCACGGAGGGCTGGACGCTGATCGTCGCCCGCTTCGTCACCGGCGTCTCGGCCGCGTTCATGACACCGGCCGCGCTGTCCCTCATCACGACGTCGTACGAGGAGGGCGAGCAGCGCAACAAGGCGTTGCTGGTCTTCGCGGGCACGGCGGCCGGCGGCTTCTCCCTCGGCCTGGTCATCGGCGGCCTGCTCACCCAACTGGGCTGGCGCTGGGTGTTCTTCGCCCCGGTCCTGCTCGCGGGCGCCCTGCTCGTGGCGGCGATACGCCTGATCCCGGCCCAACCGCGCGCCGAAGAACCCGGGAACGAGGAACCCGGGAACGGGGAATCCGGGAACGACGAGCCCGCGAACGAGAAGAGTCCCGGGCGCCCCCGGCGGCGTACCGAAGGCTTCGACATCCTCGGTGCCGCCACCGCCGCGGCAACGATGCTGCTCGCCGCCTACGCCGTCATCCGCCTCGAACACGGCCTGGACGGCTGGCAGTTGACCGCCGGTGCTGCCGCCGCGGCCACCACCCTGCTCGTCGTCTTCGTCGCCGTGGAACGCCGCACCCTCACGCCTCTCGTCCGCCTCGGCATCCTCCGCACCGGCTCCGTCGTACGGGCCGACCTCGGCGCGCTCCTCTTCGTGGGCGCCTTCTTCGGCTTCCAGTTCGTCCTCACGCTCTACCTCCAGGAACTGCGCGGCTGGTCCTCCCTGCAGACGGCGATCGCCCTGGTGGTCCTGGGCTGCGACGCGATCCTCGCCCCCACGCTCACCCCGCGCCTGGTCACCCGCTTCGGCCACGCCAAGGTGATCCTCGGCGGCTTCGTCCTGGCGGTCGTCGCGTACGGGCTCTTCCTTCCCGTGGGCATGGACTGGTCGTACGCGGCGATGTTCCCGACCCTGATCATCGCGGGCACCGCCTTCGCGCTGGCCTACGGGCCGCTCACGATCGCGGCGACGGACGGTGTGGCGGAGTCGGAACAGGGCCTGGCGAGCGGCCTGTTGCACACCTTCACCCAGTTCGGCTCGGCGATCGGCATCTCGGCGGTGACGGCGGTGTACGGCCTGGTCTCCTCCGGCGCCTCCGCGGGCTCGGACCCGGACGCCACCCTCTCCGCCTTCCGCGCGGCCCTGATCGTCCCGGTGGCGATGGTGACACTGGGCGCGCTGCTGTCGTCCTTCGGCCTCAGAAGCCGTACGAAGCCGCCGACGGCCGGAGCGCCCGCCGCACCCACCGCGGCCGCGGCCACCGTTGCCGTGGCTGCCGCCACGACCACCGCGGCCGTTACCGACGCGTCCGCCAACCCCACCCGGAAGGCCTTGAGTTGA